A window of Xylophilus sp. GW821-FHT01B05 contains these coding sequences:
- a CDS encoding response regulator, giving the protein MLSILAVDDSPSMRKMVSFTLTGAGYHVVEAVDGQDAFEKAQTEKVDLVLADQNMPRLDGIGLTRMLREQAKFKTTPILILTTESSDQMKQAGRAAGATGWLVKPFDPNRLIEVIQKVTR; this is encoded by the coding sequence ATGCTGTCGATCCTCGCTGTTGATGATTCGCCCTCCATGCGAAAAATGGTGTCGTTCACCCTGACCGGCGCCGGCTACCACGTGGTCGAGGCGGTGGACGGACAAGACGCCTTCGAAAAAGCCCAGACCGAGAAGGTCGACCTGGTGCTGGCCGACCAGAACATGCCGCGCCTGGACGGCATCGGCCTGACCCGCATGCTGCGCGAGCAGGCCAAGTTCAAGACCACGCCGATCCTGATCCTCACCACCGAATCCAGCGACCAGATGAAGCAGGCCGGCCGCGCCGCAGGCGCCACCGGCTGGCTGGTCAAACCGTTCGACCCGAACCGCCTGATCGAGGTCATCCAGAAGGTCACCCGCTGA
- a CDS encoding histidine kinase translates to MSDESPALPLRILHLEDSATDHALVRHALQRGNVAFEIARVETIETLQTALAGGGFDVVLADYRLPGFTAVDAWETVCALQQDVPPFVLLSGAIGEPAAVDAIRRGISDYLLKDDMAKLPHVIARSIEVRQARRERQRASRELAASERRLAELTEHLQSSIEQERAAIAREIHDDIGGALTAVKFDLAWIGRHTQDEEMAGHAQAAGEMLRHAIGASQRIMMNLRPPILDQGLTAALQWLVENFERRTGIPVRMHAPLRRPALTPETELVAYRTAQEALTNITKYAHCSEVVIDLSDTGGLLTLEVADNGRGLPPAALDTPKAFGLRGLHERAKTVGGWLDVSAPAGGGTALVLSVPLAQEAAP, encoded by the coding sequence ATGTCCGACGAAAGCCCCGCCCTGCCCTTGCGCATCCTGCACCTGGAGGATTCGGCGACAGACCACGCACTGGTGCGCCACGCCTTGCAGCGCGGGAATGTTGCGTTTGAAATTGCCCGGGTAGAAACCATAGAGACCTTGCAGACCGCGTTGGCCGGCGGGGGCTTCGACGTGGTGCTGGCGGACTACCGGCTGCCCGGCTTCACTGCCGTCGATGCCTGGGAAACGGTCTGCGCGCTGCAACAGGATGTGCCGCCCTTCGTGTTGCTGTCGGGCGCCATCGGCGAGCCGGCGGCGGTGGATGCGATCCGGCGCGGCATCAGCGACTACCTGCTGAAGGACGACATGGCCAAGCTGCCGCACGTGATCGCGCGCTCGATCGAGGTGCGGCAGGCGCGGCGCGAGCGCCAGCGCGCCAGCCGCGAGCTGGCGGCCTCCGAGCGCCGGCTGGCCGAACTGACCGAGCACCTGCAGAGCAGCATCGAGCAAGAGCGCGCGGCGATCGCACGCGAGATCCATGACGACATCGGCGGCGCGCTGACGGCGGTGAAGTTCGACCTGGCCTGGATCGGCCGGCACACGCAGGACGAAGAGATGGCGGGCCACGCCCAGGCCGCCGGCGAGATGCTGCGCCACGCGATTGGCGCGAGCCAGCGCATCATGATGAATCTGCGCCCGCCGATCCTGGACCAGGGCCTGACCGCTGCGCTGCAGTGGCTGGTGGAGAATTTCGAGCGGCGCACCGGCATTCCGGTGCGCATGCATGCGCCGCTGCGCCGGCCGGCCCTGACGCCGGAGACCGAGCTGGTGGCCTACCGTACTGCCCAGGAAGCCTTGACCAATATCACCAAATACGCGCACTGCTCCGAGGTGGTGATCGATCTGTCCGACACCGGCGGCCTGCTGACGCTGGAGGTGGCCGACAACGGCCGTGGCCTGCCGCCGGCGGCGCTGGACACGCCCAAGGCCTTTGGCCTGCGCGGCCTGCACGAGCGCGCCAAGACGGTGGGCGGCTGGCTGGACGTGAGTGCGCCGGCCGGCGGCGGCACGGCGCTGGTGCTGTCGGTGCCGCTGGCGCAAGAGGCCGCGCCATGA
- a CDS encoding response regulator transcription factor: MIRVMLCDDHAVVRRGVRDTLCDAVDITVTAEVGGYSELREALRSTACDVLLLDLSMPGRSGLEVLASLRETHPEIRVLVVSMYPEDQYAIRCLRAGAQGYVNKAGEPEELVTAVRTLAQGRKYLTAEVAQMLADSVSRPVLESPHAALSERELQTLLKIASGRRLSDIAEELTLSPKTVSVYRTRVLEKLGLSNNAELTVYAIRNGLV, encoded by the coding sequence ATGATCCGCGTGATGCTGTGCGACGACCACGCGGTGGTGCGGCGCGGCGTGCGCGACACGCTGTGTGATGCGGTCGACATCACGGTCACGGCCGAGGTCGGCGGCTACTCTGAGCTGCGCGAGGCGCTGCGCAGCACCGCCTGCGACGTGCTGCTGCTGGACCTGAGCATGCCCGGGCGCAGCGGCCTGGAGGTGCTGGCCAGCCTGCGCGAGACGCACCCCGAGATCCGCGTGCTGGTGGTGTCGATGTACCCCGAGGACCAGTACGCGATCCGCTGCCTGCGCGCCGGCGCGCAGGGCTACGTCAACAAGGCCGGCGAGCCGGAAGAGCTGGTGACGGCAGTGCGCACGCTGGCGCAGGGCCGCAAGTACCTGACGGCCGAGGTGGCGCAGATGCTGGCCGACAGCGTGTCGCGGCCGGTACTGGAGAGCCCGCACGCCGCGCTGTCCGAGCGCGAACTGCAGACGCTGCTGAAGATCGCCTCGGGCCGGCGCCTGTCGGACATTGCCGAGGAGCTGACGCTGAGCCCCAAGACCGTGAGCGTCTACCGCACCCGCGTGCTGGAGAAGCTGGGCTTGTCCAACAACGCCGAGCTGACGGTCTACGCGATCCGCAACGGATTGGTGTAG
- the fliR gene encoding flagellar biosynthetic protein FliR: protein MLSISEDQIALWLSPLLWPFLRVLAMFSVAPIFSLRSIPMRAKIGLAFVVSLAAQASLGDQPVISVNSPAALGAVVQQLGVGLSIGFAVRLVFTAVELAGELIGLQMGLNFAAFFDPMSNGQVSAVSRFLGNMAVLLFIVVNGHLTLLMAVVRSFEAFPADGSFLDVVATTRLHLLGAEVFASALWIALPMIGLMLFVNLTLGIISRVAPQMNIYAIGFPVTLTMGMAGIAATLPMLDQPLMALMQKVIDLFVR, encoded by the coding sequence ATGCTGTCGATCTCCGAAGACCAGATCGCCCTCTGGCTGTCGCCGCTGCTCTGGCCTTTTCTGCGCGTGCTGGCCATGTTCAGCGTGGCGCCGATCTTCTCGCTGCGCTCCATTCCCATGCGCGCCAAGATCGGCCTGGCCTTCGTGGTGTCGCTGGCGGCCCAGGCCAGCCTGGGCGATCAGCCGGTGATCAGCGTCAATTCACCGGCGGCGCTGGGCGCTGTGGTGCAGCAATTGGGCGTGGGCCTGTCGATCGGCTTTGCCGTGCGCCTGGTGTTCACGGCGGTGGAGCTGGCCGGCGAGCTGATCGGGCTGCAGATGGGCCTGAACTTTGCCGCCTTCTTCGACCCCATGAGCAACGGCCAGGTCAGCGCCGTCTCGCGCTTTCTGGGCAACATGGCGGTGCTGCTGTTCATCGTGGTCAACGGCCACCTCACGCTGCTGATGGCGGTGGTGCGCAGCTTCGAGGCCTTTCCGGCCGACGGCAGCTTTCTGGATGTGGTCGCCACCACGCGCCTGCACCTGCTGGGCGCAGAGGTGTTTGCCAGCGCGCTGTGGATCGCGCTGCCCATGATCGGGCTGATGCTGTTCGTCAACCTGACGCTGGGCATCATCTCGCGCGTGGCGCCGCAGATGAACATCTACGCCATCGGCTTTCCCGTGACGCTGACCATGGGCATGGCCGGCATCGCCGCCACGCTGCCCATGCTGGATCAGCCGCTGATGGCGCTGATGCAGAAGGTGATCGACCTGTTCGTGCGCTAG
- the fliQ gene encoding flagellar biosynthesis protein FliQ codes for MNPQTVLTAGQEALLLMLSVSMPILGTVMVVGLVVSIFQAITQISEATLSFVPKLVAAVVVFVIAGPWMLATLVDYLRRTIESIPTLVT; via the coding sequence ATGAATCCCCAGACCGTTCTCACCGCCGGCCAGGAAGCCCTGCTGCTGATGCTGTCCGTCTCCATGCCCATCCTGGGCACGGTGATGGTGGTCGGGCTGGTGGTCAGCATCTTCCAGGCGATCACCCAGATCAGCGAGGCCACGCTGTCCTTCGTGCCCAAGCTGGTGGCAGCGGTGGTGGTGTTCGTCATCGCCGGCCCGTGGATGCTGGCCACGCTGGTGGACTATCTGCGCCGCACCATCGAGTCGATCCCGACGCTGGTGACCTAG